From the Spiroplasma chrysopicola DF-1 genome, one window contains:
- a CDS encoding BMP family ABC transporter substrate-binding protein: MRKLFSILTASSLLVTSTFSVVACAKKYDFNSNVWVITDGGTINDLSFNQSAWEGASKFVVEQKTGELPENWKDVNSRASYFEPSGHTPSDYKTGYVTAKIAGAKTLVLPGFVHGNTIGWAADLVDNIIYIDGSGQGIHAQMKPDRPLVKNIVGITYQAETSGFLAGIGTAIYLNAHQEEYAGNLNIGVYGGMDNPVATSNYLWGFLTASDIFNEIILGDNSQYPNLGKLSAMVKQAVLDLRTTQNLAGENNKAFELKRVNKVQKVLEKNESWFSQSFQAGEGKAISDELLSRKASIIFPVAGPQTQDTIDRIQYNKSNAKVVGVDTEQGKIYGEDYIITSALKEIVESTYDALNNIYSPVCGYDNNSGAWSNEQVDPTQCWINTDQSSADHPTWTGIETTKSVPKNLVNLIHSSDISSKTVFDEIADVLQKLYNGTAGTDKIASELFNQTLTKTYDDQNQVKAWILQKINEAL, encoded by the coding sequence ATGCGAAAACTTTTTAGTATTTTAACAGCCTCATCATTATTAGTCACATCAACATTTTCTGTTGTGGCCTGTGCCAAAAAATATGACTTTAATAGTAATGTATGAGTTATTACCGATGGGGGAACCATTAATGATTTATCTTTTAATCAGTCCGCTTGAGAAGGGGCTAGCAAATTTGTTGTTGAACAAAAAACCGGGGAGCTACCAGAAAACTGAAAAGATGTAAATTCACGAGCAAGTTACTTTGAACCGTCAGGACATACACCATCAGATTATAAGACTGGTTATGTTACTGCTAAAATTGCCGGGGCTAAAACATTAGTTTTACCAGGTTTTGTCCATGGTAACACGATTGGTTGAGCAGCTGATCTGGTTGATAATATTATTTACATTGATGGTAGTGGTCAAGGAATTCATGCGCAAATGAAACCAGACCGACCACTTGTTAAAAATATTGTTGGAATTACTTATCAAGCTGAAACATCAGGGTTCTTGGCAGGAATTGGAACAGCAATTTATTTAAATGCCCACCAAGAAGAATACGCTGGTAATTTAAACATTGGGGTTTATGGGGGAATGGATAATCCTGTGGCAACCTCAAATTACCTATGAGGGTTCTTAACGGCGAGTGATATCTTTAATGAAATCATTTTAGGAGATAATTCACAATATCCTAATTTAGGAAAATTAAGTGCGATGGTAAAACAAGCAGTGTTAGATTTACGAACAACGCAAAACTTGGCGGGAGAAAATAATAAAGCATTTGAACTAAAACGAGTTAACAAAGTTCAAAAAGTGTTAGAAAAAAATGAATCTTGATTTTCCCAATCTTTCCAAGCAGGAGAAGGAAAAGCAATTTCTGATGAATTATTATCACGAAAAGCAAGTATAATTTTCCCTGTTGCGGGACCACAAACCCAAGATACAATTGACCGAATTCAGTATAATAAATCAAACGCCAAAGTAGTTGGGGTTGATACTGAGCAGGGAAAAATTTATGGGGAAGACTATATTATTACCAGTGCGTTAAAAGAGATTGTTGAATCAACATATGATGCATTAAATAATATTTATTCACCAGTTTGTGGATATGATAATAATAGTGGGGCTTGAAGCAATGAGCAAGTTGATCCAACACAATGTTGAATTAATACAGACCAATCTTCAGCTGATCATCCAACTTGAACAGGGATTGAAACAACAAAATCAGTGCCAAAAAATTTAGTTAATTTAATTCATAGTAGTGATATTAGTAGTAAAACTGTGTTTGATGAAATAGCTGATGTCTTACAAAAATTATATAATGGTACAGCTGGGACAGATAAAATTGCCTCAGAGTTATTTAACCAAACTTTAACAAAAACATATGATGACCAAAACCAAGTAAAAGCTTGAATATTGCAAAAAATTAATGAAGCTTTATAA
- a CDS encoding ABC transporter ATP-binding protein has protein sequence MDKINKYAIEMRNITKVFGEVIANDDVTLKIKKGEIHALIGENGAGKSTLMSILFGLYEPTKGEIFVNGSQEYISGPIKANKLGIGMVHQHFKLVDIFTVLDNIVLGDEKTKGKVFLDRQREIREIAQIAMKYNLQVDFNTKIANISVGMQQRVEILKILYRGADILVFDEPTAVLTPQEIEGLLKIILDLKADGKTIIFISHKLDEVKKIADRATVIRRGKVIETFDIKDKSQEEIAQAMVGRQLVEIKNKGQAAGNETLLRIENLSIKKKGITKLLALDNFNLEVKTGEIVAIAGVEGNGQSELVRAITGLEKVNKGKIVFNNIDVTKVNIHQKYSIGMAHIPEDRQKYGLVLDFSVIDNVVLQNINEKPFANYGLLNKAEIQLYAQNIINKYDVRGTSAGFAMARSLSGGNQQKLIVGRELSRDHNILIVVQPTRGLDVGAIEYIHQKILEEKANGKAVLLISYELEEIMSLADRIVVIHSGHITGNVPNHKIKREEIGLMMAGKYHLKGEQSHGEHR, from the coding sequence ATGGATAAGATAAATAAATATGCGATTGAAATGCGCAATATTACAAAAGTATTTGGTGAGGTTATTGCAAATGATGATGTAACGTTAAAGATTAAAAAAGGAGAAATACATGCCTTAATTGGTGAAAATGGGGCAGGAAAATCAACTTTAATGAGTATTCTATTTGGTTTATATGAACCAACGAAAGGTGAAATTTTTGTTAACGGTAGCCAAGAGTATATTTCAGGGCCAATTAAGGCCAACAAACTAGGGATTGGGATGGTTCACCAACACTTTAAGTTGGTTGATATCTTTACAGTCCTAGATAATATTGTTTTAGGAGATGAAAAGACCAAAGGAAAAGTCTTTTTAGATCGCCAACGCGAAATTCGGGAAATTGCCCAAATTGCAATGAAATATAATTTGCAAGTTGACTTTAATACTAAAATTGCCAACATTTCAGTTGGGATGCAACAACGGGTAGAAATTTTAAAAATTTTATACCGGGGAGCAGATATTTTAGTTTTTGATGAACCAACAGCTGTTTTAACACCCCAAGAAATTGAAGGATTATTAAAAATTATTTTAGATTTAAAAGCCGATGGAAAAACAATTATTTTTATTTCGCATAAATTGGATGAAGTAAAAAAAATTGCTGATCGCGCAACTGTTATTCGCCGGGGAAAAGTAATCGAAACTTTTGATATTAAGGATAAAAGCCAGGAAGAAATTGCCCAGGCAATGGTTGGTCGCCAATTGGTTGAAATTAAAAATAAAGGTCAAGCAGCAGGGAATGAAACATTATTGCGAATTGAAAATTTATCAATTAAGAAAAAGGGAATTACAAAACTCTTGGCCCTTGATAATTTTAATTTAGAAGTTAAAACTGGGGAAATTGTCGCAATTGCTGGGGTTGAAGGAAATGGTCAAAGCGAGTTAGTTCGGGCAATTACCGGGTTAGAAAAAGTTAACAAAGGTAAAATTGTTTTTAATAATATTGATGTAACAAAAGTTAATATTCATCAAAAATATAGTATTGGAATGGCACATATTCCTGAAGATCGTCAAAAATATGGGTTAGTCTTAGATTTTAGTGTTATTGATAATGTAGTTTTACAAAATATTAATGAAAAACCATTTGCTAATTATGGTTTATTAAACAAAGCAGAAATTCAACTATATGCCCAAAACATTATTAATAAATATGATGTTCGGGGGACAAGTGCTGGATTTGCGATGGCACGCAGTTTATCAGGGGGAAACCAACAAAAATTAATTGTTGGCCGTGAATTATCACGTGATCATAATATTTTAATTGTTGTCCAACCAACGCGAGGATTAGATGTTGGGGCAATTGAATATATCCACCAAAAAATTTTAGAAGAAAAAGCTAATGGCAAAGCGGTATTATTAATCTCATATGAATTAGAAGAAATTATGAGTTTAGCTGACCGTATTGTGGTTATTCATAGTGGTCATATTACTGGAAATGTTCCAAACCATAAAATTAAACGCGAAGAAATTGGTTTAATGATGGCCGGAAAATATCATTTGAAAGGAGAACAAAGTCATGGGGAACATCGTTAA
- a CDS encoding ABC transporter permease subunit — translation MGNIVKNKTWLVTQKTRIFFRSNEFKNKMNVVKASLCAILVGFLLSFIIIGINGSNPFLFFQYVFKLAFHPLLQNTTLTYWAIYIVAGLAVAVGFKAGLFNIGIPGQMLLAGSMSIVLGLKNPAISQGAGVVGAIAISILVGAGLAAIAGVLKAFFNIHEVVSTIMLNWIVWYVMKWMFMDLKNGLWNANNNSSIDITTAAPNFNLAINEQTWIIPMIIAVILLVGVIFMMNYTVLGFRIKAVGKSKTASLYAGTNIKAYTIASMAISGGIAGILGMIYYMTESTVIQFSTDALPVIGFDAIAVALVAFTNAVSIVPIALLWAIIKTAAMQATQLPQFQMSKEMGQLIFGLIIYMTAISAVFIYFKPILWFRRWLNIQKNPEFKAEDQTYQKEIKNNKLKIKAINKEYRLKLRELKQAKDKEAIVTLREKTNEKLTTLVGQNTTLKISRKFFVDTKYKAAANLGKRRIKTQYNKAIFSSIGLAMDQYVQFKNQYYLKKNEVSIFKQKHAKKMRELKGKMREEIKALRKAYKKDYLVEQTLLQSSYANLLSRHSDEIINLKEQNYHLFDEIQQKYGDNYQQFILEEKKATKTIEEQIKALKKQQKLEVVAFKQNYKVKRQELSKKLWKARKANQHDEELKRQISKIVETAMAEIANAQIHYLEELIVLKNSNRANQKNYAQEYNANVTLIINAVKEDNVILRQELLRKKSQYHNKTLKGGK, via the coding sequence ATGGGGAACATCGTTAAAAATAAGACGTGATTAGTGACACAAAAAACAAGGATCTTCTTTCGCTCTAATGAATTTAAAAACAAAATGAATGTTGTTAAAGCTTCTCTTTGCGCGATTTTAGTCGGTTTTTTACTAAGTTTTATTATTATTGGGATTAATGGCAGCAACCCATTCCTATTTTTTCAATATGTTTTTAAGCTAGCCTTTCACCCGTTATTACAAAATACAACTCTAACATATTGAGCAATTTATATCGTTGCTGGGCTAGCAGTTGCTGTTGGCTTTAAAGCCGGATTATTTAACATCGGAATTCCAGGGCAAATGTTACTAGCAGGAAGTATGTCAATTGTGTTAGGACTAAAAAATCCTGCCATTTCACAAGGAGCTGGTGTTGTTGGGGCAATTGCGATTTCAATTTTAGTTGGAGCCGGATTAGCCGCGATTGCGGGAGTACTAAAAGCCTTCTTTAATATTCATGAAGTTGTTTCAACAATTATGTTAAATTGAATTGTTTGATACGTAATGAAATGAATGTTTATGGATCTTAAGAATGGGCTATGAAATGCCAATAATAATTCAAGTATTGATATTACAACAGCTGCTCCAAACTTTAATCTAGCAATTAATGAGCAAACATGAATCATTCCAATGATTATTGCTGTTATTTTATTAGTTGGTGTTATCTTTATGATGAATTACACCGTGTTAGGGTTCCGAATTAAGGCGGTTGGGAAATCAAAAACAGCCTCATTATATGCGGGAACAAATATTAAAGCTTACACAATTGCTTCAATGGCGATATCGGGAGGAATTGCTGGAATCTTGGGAATGATTTATTATATGACCGAGTCAACGGTAATTCAGTTTTCAACCGATGCTTTACCAGTAATTGGGTTTGATGCAATTGCTGTTGCCTTGGTAGCTTTTACCAATGCCGTGTCAATTGTTCCAATTGCCTTACTATGAGCGATTATTAAAACAGCAGCAATGCAAGCAACACAATTACCACAGTTTCAAATGTCAAAAGAAATGGGACAATTAATCTTTGGTTTAATTATTTATATGACAGCGATTTCAGCCGTTTTTATCTACTTTAAACCAATCCTATGGTTCCGTCGTTGGTTAAATATTCAGAAAAATCCTGAATTTAAAGCAGAAGATCAAACTTATCAAAAAGAAATTAAAAATAATAAGTTAAAAATTAAAGCGATTAATAAAGAATACCGTCTTAAATTACGTGAATTAAAACAAGCAAAAGATAAGGAAGCAATTGTTACTTTACGTGAAAAAACGAATGAAAAGTTAACAACGTTAGTTGGGCAAAATACAACCTTAAAAATTAGTCGCAAGTTCTTTGTTGATACAAAATATAAAGCTGCGGCTAATTTAGGAAAACGTCGTATTAAAACACAATACAACAAAGCAATTTTTAGTTCAATTGGTTTAGCAATGGATCAATATGTTCAGTTTAAAAATCAATACTATTTGAAAAAGAATGAAGTAAGTATTTTTAAACAAAAACATGCTAAAAAAATGCGTGAGCTAAAAGGAAAAATGCGTGAAGAAATTAAAGCGCTAAGGAAAGCATATAAAAAAGATTATTTAGTTGAACAAACATTATTACAATCGAGTTATGCTAATTTATTAAGTCGTCATAGTGATGAAATTATTAATTTAAAAGAACAAAATTACCATTTATTTGATGAAATTCAGCAAAAATATGGGGATAACTACCAACAGTTTATTTTAGAAGAAAAGAAAGCAACTAAAACAATTGAAGAGCAAATTAAGGCGCTAAAAAAACAACAAAAACTTGAAGTAGTTGCTTTTAAACAAAATTATAAAGTAAAACGCCAAGAATTATCAAAAAAATTATGAAAAGCACGCAAAGCAAATCAACATGATGAAGAGTTAAAAAGACAAATTAGCAAAATTGTTGAAACTGCAATGGCTGAAATTGCAAATGCTCAAATTCACTATTTAGAAGAACTTATTGTTTTAAAAAATAGTAATCGTGCTAATCAAAAAAATTATGCGCAAGAATATAATGCTAATGTAACATTAATTATTAATGCAGTTAAAGAAGATAATGTTATTTTACGCCAAGAATTATTACGTAAAAAATCACAGTATCATAATAAAACTTTGAAGGGAGGAAAATAA
- a CDS encoding ABC transporter permease, whose translation MGAVEQLFANASVLFAVLLIAAMAGLYSERAGIVNIAIDGMMIIGALTYALLGKMLSQYGNGMQLIALLGAGLVGGLFALLHGFATITLKSQQIISGVAINLLATGLGLFFVSIPSLAVGNMIKTGFTIIGIDNAKIVNIFVIIAVILAIFTFVFFYFTKAGTRFAACGENPHAIDAAGISVVKIRYTAVIISGVLASVAGAMFTHFLSNQFRGDVQGQGYIALAIMIFGQWRIQYITLGAVLFSFLIALASSLWRFAGWNIADPSNQLLKILPFVFALVTMVAFSKYSKVPKASGIPFDKGAR comes from the coding sequence ATGGGAGCAGTTGAACAATTATTTGCTAATGCCTCAGTTCTCTTTGCAGTTTTATTAATTGCGGCAATGGCGGGATTATATTCAGAGCGTGCCGGAATTGTTAATATTGCGATTGATGGAATGATGATCATTGGGGCGTTAACATATGCTTTATTGGGAAAAATGCTATCACAGTATGGTAATGGAATGCAATTAATTGCTTTACTAGGAGCCGGATTAGTTGGAGGATTATTTGCCCTCTTGCATGGTTTTGCCACAATCACCTTAAAATCACAACAAATTATTTCCGGGGTGGCAATTAACTTATTGGCAACAGGATTAGGGTTATTCTTTGTTTCAATTCCTTCTTTAGCAGTCGGAAACATGATTAAAACAGGGTTTACAATTATTGGCATTGACAATGCTAAAATTGTCAATATTTTTGTTATTATTGCTGTTATTCTAGCAATTTTCACCTTTGTTTTCTTTTATTTTACAAAAGCTGGAACACGCTTTGCAGCTTGTGGGGAGAATCCGCATGCAATTGATGCGGCCGGAATTAGTGTTGTTAAAATTCGTTATACAGCCGTAATTATTTCTGGTGTCCTAGCAAGTGTTGCGGGGGCAATGTTTACTCATTTCTTATCAAACCAATTTCGAGGAGATGTCCAAGGGCAAGGCTATATTGCCTTAGCAATTATGATTTTTGGTCAATGACGAATTCAATATATTACCTTAGGAGCAGTGCTATTTAGTTTCTTAATTGCCTTAGCAAGTAGTTTATGACGTTTTGCGGGATGAAATATTGCGGATCCTTCAAATCAATTACTAAAAATCTTACCATTTGTCTTTGCCTTAGTGACAATGGTTGCTTTTTCAAAGTATTCGAAAGTGCCAAAAGCATCCGGAATTCCATTTGACAAAGGTGCACGGTAA